The following proteins come from a genomic window of Alicyclobacillus dauci:
- the fliP gene encoding flagellar type III secretion system pore protein FliP (The bacterial flagellar biogenesis protein FliP forms a type III secretion system (T3SS)-type pore required for flagellar assembly.), which yields MGIGGFAVVHAASTTTTPIPGIPGISLGNSNPPSVANTVKIVLLLTVLTLAPAILILMTCFTRVIVVLSFIRNALSLQQSPPNQVLVGLAMFITLFVMQPTLQQANQQALQPYLNGKISQTVALQKAEIPFKQFMAKHTRMTDLELFMQYRHESVPKDVQQHPEQISLTALVPAYTISELKTAFQIGFMIYLPFLVIDLVVATTLMSMGMMMLPPVVISLPFKILLFVMVDGWYLIVKSLLDGYVT from the coding sequence ATGGGCATCGGCGGCTTTGCCGTTGTGCATGCGGCATCGACCACGACGACACCGATTCCGGGAATCCCAGGAATTAGTTTGGGAAACAGTAATCCGCCATCAGTTGCAAATACGGTGAAGATAGTACTCTTGCTTACCGTTTTAACCTTGGCGCCGGCAATACTCATTCTCATGACTTGCTTTACACGAGTGATTGTGGTTTTGTCGTTTATTCGAAACGCGCTGTCTCTCCAGCAGTCGCCACCGAATCAGGTATTGGTTGGTCTAGCGATGTTTATTACGTTGTTTGTTATGCAACCGACGCTGCAGCAAGCTAATCAGCAGGCCCTGCAGCCTTATTTGAACGGGAAAATATCGCAGACTGTAGCGTTGCAAAAAGCGGAAATTCCGTTTAAACAGTTTATGGCGAAGCATACTCGTATGACTGATTTGGAGCTTTTCATGCAGTATCGTCATGAATCGGTTCCAAAAGACGTACAACAGCATCCTGAACAGATTTCGTTAACAGCATTGGTACCCGCTTATACGATCAGCGAGCTCAAGACGGCGTTCCAAATCGGATTTATGATTTATCTGCCCTTCCTTGTGATTGACCTAGTTGTCGCAACGACGTTGATGTCAATGGGTATGATGATGTTGCCGCCAGTGGTGATCTCACTGCCATTTAAGATATTGTTGTTCGTTATGGTGGATGGGTGGTACCTCATCGTCAAATCGTTGTTGGACGGCTATGTCACATAG
- the fliQ gene encoding flagellar biosynthesis protein FliQ yields the protein MSETYVMGLGAQIMWLVVKLTAPVLLLGLAVGLLVSIFQATTQIQEQTLAFVPKIMAVIVALLAFGPWMLTNIVNFTTAILGHLMNYVM from the coding sequence GTGAGTGAAACGTATGTTATGGGACTGGGTGCGCAAATTATGTGGCTTGTCGTCAAGTTGACGGCCCCTGTTTTGTTACTCGGCCTTGCAGTAGGGTTGTTGGTAAGTATTTTCCAAGCAACTACGCAGATACAAGAGCAAACATTAGCGTTTGTCCCTAAAATTATGGCCGTTATTGTTGCATTACTCGCTTTTGGTCCATGGATGTTGACAAACATTGTGAATTTCACAACCGCTATTCTAGGTCATCTAATGAATTATGTGATGTGA